The following are encoded in a window of Amycolatopsis solani genomic DNA:
- a CDS encoding CoA-binding protein, with translation MTYDVGAVERRAILNRTKSVTIVGASANPARPSYFVATYLLSSTRYEVNFVNPRLDTLLGKPVYASLKDVPGELDLISVFRKHDDLPQVAEEVVDAGARTLWLQLGLWHEPAADRAREAGLDVVMNRCVKIEHARFAGGLHLAGFNTGVISSRRQSAP, from the coding sequence ATGACGTACGACGTCGGCGCCGTCGAGCGGCGCGCGATCCTGAACCGGACGAAGTCGGTCACGATCGTCGGCGCGTCCGCCAACCCGGCGCGGCCCAGCTACTTCGTGGCGACTTATCTGCTCTCCTCGACGCGGTACGAGGTCAACTTCGTCAACCCGCGGCTGGACACGCTGCTCGGGAAGCCGGTGTACGCGTCGCTCAAGGACGTGCCGGGCGAGCTCGACCTGATCAGCGTGTTCCGCAAGCACGACGACCTGCCGCAGGTGGCCGAAGAGGTCGTCGACGCCGGCGCGCGGACGCTGTGGCTGCAACTCGGGTTGTGGCACGAGCCGGCGGCCGACCGGGCGCGGGAAGCCGGGCTCGACGTCGTGATGAACCGGTGCGTGAAGATCGAGCACGCGCGTTTCGCCGGCGGGCTGCACCTGGCCGGCTTCAACACCGGCGTGATCAGCTCGCGGCGGCAGTCGGCGCCCTAG
- a CDS encoding MBL fold metallo-hydrolase yields MTLGITLSGGPTALLELGGVRLLTDPTFDAPGDHPVGERVLVKTEDSVLTEDAVGVVDAVLLSHDQHPDNLDDRGRAYLATVPLTLITPSGAARLGGTAKGLAPWEETRVGPLTVTAVPARHGPEGASRLTGDVTGFVLTGDDLPTVYVSGDNASVDVVREIAARFRVDIAVLFAGAARTALFDGAPLTLTSENAVEAAKVLGAAKVVPLHFRGWQHFSEGPEALRTAFEAAGLADRLVLLEPGRPYEVVSV; encoded by the coding sequence ATGACCTTGGGGATCACGTTGTCCGGCGGCCCGACCGCCCTGCTGGAACTGGGCGGCGTGCGGCTGCTCACCGACCCGACCTTCGACGCGCCCGGCGACCACCCCGTCGGCGAGCGCGTACTGGTCAAGACCGAGGACTCGGTGCTGACCGAGGACGCGGTCGGCGTGGTGGACGCCGTGCTGCTGTCCCACGACCAGCACCCCGACAACCTCGACGACCGCGGCCGCGCGTACCTCGCCACGGTGCCGCTGACACTGATCACGCCCAGCGGCGCCGCGCGGCTCGGCGGGACCGCGAAGGGCCTGGCGCCGTGGGAGGAGACGCGCGTCGGGCCGCTGACCGTCACCGCCGTCCCGGCCCGGCACGGACCCGAAGGTGCTTCGCGGCTCACCGGCGACGTGACCGGGTTCGTGCTGACCGGCGACGACCTCCCGACCGTGTACGTCAGCGGGGACAACGCGTCGGTCGACGTCGTGCGCGAGATCGCCGCGCGGTTCCGCGTCGACATCGCGGTGCTGTTCGCCGGCGCCGCCCGGACGGCGCTCTTCGATGGCGCTCCCCTGACGCTGACCAGCGAGAACGCCGTCGAAGCCGCGAAGGTGCTGGGCGCGGCGAAGGTCGTTCCGCTGCACTTCCGCGGCTGGCAGCACTTCAGCGAAGGCCCGGAGGCGCTGCGGACGGCGTTCGAGGCGGCCGGCCTGGCCGATCGGCTGGTGCTCCTCGAACCCGGACGTCCGTACGAGGTCGTGAGTGTTTAG
- a CDS encoding restriction endonuclease, with protein MTTIWGVHNDQPQLDLVANGFVSIGWDDLGDLTDLKDDREDAKERVARHRPFLKPGAIPVTAGTLLSFRHRMRPGDIVIYPYKPDSTISIGRITGDYYFEKDAPTHANRRRVTWLRTGVPRTTFSQSARYEIGSAVTVFQVKQHKQEFLDFLDGTPPAPSTVEAEPEAAADEAADQPDPERIENYTRDFIIETLMTKLEGIDFEHFVAHLLGAMGYRTEVTSPSRDGGYDILASHDPLLLEPPIVKVQCKRTTSPIGRPEVQQLTGTLAAGGSELGLFVTLGSYSADAQHEERHRQNLRLINGRQLVKLIFEHYDEFSLEYKRVLPLRPVYIVDRSMS; from the coding sequence ATGACGACGATCTGGGGTGTCCACAACGACCAGCCGCAGCTGGATCTGGTCGCGAACGGATTCGTGTCGATCGGCTGGGACGACCTGGGCGACCTCACCGATCTCAAGGACGACCGCGAGGACGCGAAGGAACGGGTCGCCCGGCATCGCCCGTTCCTCAAGCCAGGTGCCATCCCGGTCACCGCCGGCACGCTGCTCTCGTTCCGGCACCGGATGCGGCCCGGGGACATCGTGATCTACCCGTACAAACCGGATAGCACGATCAGCATCGGCCGCATCACGGGTGACTACTACTTCGAAAAGGACGCTCCCACCCACGCCAACCGGCGACGGGTCACCTGGCTGCGGACCGGCGTGCCTCGCACGACTTTTTCACAGAGCGCGCGCTATGAAATCGGCTCGGCGGTGACCGTCTTCCAGGTCAAGCAGCACAAGCAGGAGTTCCTCGACTTTCTCGACGGAACGCCGCCTGCCCCGTCCACGGTCGAAGCCGAACCCGAAGCCGCCGCGGATGAAGCCGCGGATCAGCCTGATCCAGAACGGATCGAGAACTACACCCGCGACTTCATCATCGAAACCCTGATGACCAAGCTCGAAGGGATCGATTTCGAGCACTTCGTAGCCCACCTGCTCGGCGCCATGGGGTACCGGACGGAGGTCACGAGTCCTTCGCGGGACGGCGGCTACGACATCCTCGCCTCGCACGACCCGCTTCTGCTGGAGCCGCCGATCGTCAAGGTGCAGTGCAAACGCACGACCTCGCCGATCGGCCGGCCCGAGGTGCAGCAGCTGACCGGGACGCTCGCCGCCGGTGGGTCGGAACTCGGGCTGTTCGTGACCCTCGGCAGCTACTCCGCGGACGCGCAGCACGAAGAACGGCACCGGCAGAACCTCCGCCTGATCAACGGACGCCAGCTGGTCAAGCTGATCTTCGAGCACTACGACGAGTTCAGCCTCGAATACAAGCGCGTGCTTCCCCTGCGGCCCGTCTACATCGTCGACCGCAGCATGAGCTAG